GGCCCGTGCAAATGATGATTTTGCTGTTCCGGTATTGATTCAGATAATAATCCTCCTCGAGGTTTTTCAAATAGTGAAGCGGGGAATGGAAATAAGCGGAGGGAGGGACCTCTTCTCCAAAAAAACGATTGGTCGAATACAAACCGCTTAAAGCAATCAAGCTGTCAAAAAATTGCGGGTGCCGGAAAAACATATTGGCACTGTGATAAGCCCCCAGCGAACACCCCGTCGCCAAGATCTTCTCCGTACGTCCCCCGTTGTTTTCCTTGCTCTCATGAAGAATGGAAGGAATGAGTTCGTTTTTCACATAAGCATCATATTGGTCGTGGCGCTTCATTTTCTCATCGGTCGCCTTGTTCTTGGCATAAAAAGTCTCTTCGTCGATGCTGTCGCATGTCCAGACTTGAATTTGCCCTTGATCGATATAACTTTCGAGCTCGCCGATCATGCCGGAATCTTCATATTGATAAAACCGTCCGCAGGAGGTCGGAAAAACAAGAACGGGTTTGCCTTGATGTCCGTAGATTTTGTATTCCATGTCCCGATGCAAGCTGCTGCTGTATGCTTTGTGATAGGTTACTTTCATGAAGACACCCCGACTTTGTTTTTCACGGCATGAATATAAGCCGCAATTCGTTTCACTTCATCAAAGTCCTTTGAGCGAAATTGATAGGCATAATTTCCTCTTGACCGGCTTTGCGCATCCGTGATGCTGTCGTGGTTAACGATTTCGTGCCGATATCGCTGCAGGATCTCCTCATGCCCATGAGCGTAGGGGAGGTGGTCTTTGCGGCTGGCAAACCCGGTATAATACTTCCCGGCAAAAGGTCCCCCCACCCAATTATGAACGACCATGCTCGCCCATAGTCGGTAGATATCGATATCGTAAGTGTAATTGATCGCATCCGTCATCCATGTACCCGGCGGCCGCATGTTGACTTCCAGCGCAATAATGCTTCCATCCGCATTGGATTTGAAAAACTCGAGATGAAAAAAGCGTTCTTTGATCCCATAGGTTCGGAGGATCCTTCTTCCGGCCTCTTCGATTTCCCCACTTACTTCCTTTAAACAATAATAGCTGAAGTGATGCCCGGAATTGACGGCTTCCATAATGCTGTGCGGAAATTCGTGGCTTGCCGCAAATACGATTTCTCCATCCTTGTTGACAAGACCGTCGTAGGTTTGCAGAACGCCGTCGATAAACTCCTGCATGATGAATTCGACTTCCGCCGGTTTGGTGCGCAAGAAATGCTCCAGCTCCGATTCGCTCGCGATTTTGTAGGTCATGTTCGCTCCCACGCCTTGATTCGGTTTCACGACGACGGGATAGCCCACTTTCCGGATAAATTTCTTTGCCTTGGCCCGATCGAATTTCGTTATGGAACGTATGGATGCGACCCCGCTTTTTTTGAAAAACCTTTCCATTTTCGATTTCTGCTTCAAATTGGAAATGAAATCGAGCTTCGTCCCGTAAATGTTAAAATCCGTCCGAATGTGAGCTTCAAGCTCCAGCCAATGCTCGTTCAGCGATTCAAAACGATCGATCCTTCCGTATTTATGGATATAGTAACCGACCGTGCGCACAACCTCGTCGTAATTTTCCAAACGATCGATCTTGATGTATTCCGCAAGCGAATATTTCAGCTTTTCGTTCAGAGAGTCATAATCCGCATCGCCGATGCCAAGCACATTCACCCCGCAATTTTTCAAGTGAAAGCAAAACTCCGTACAGTACCTTGGAAAATTCGGCGAGAAAAAAATAAAGTTCATCAGTTTTCGCACCTCCCTGACTCCTATTATCTTAAATCTTATCCTGATATTTCCATGGTTTCAAGAAAATCAATTGTAAATATCGGCTTGCTGATAAAATTTACTTGCCAAAACATGATAATTACCACCTATATCCATTTAAGGAGATGCATGATATATATATTTATGGCTGGCCAGCCAATTCCCTTTTTTAGGAGGACGCACATTTGAAATTGAAAAAATTGGCAAGTATTTTAGTCATGATAACTGCCCTTCTATCCTTCTCTACATCCGCATTTGCGGAAGTGAGCCCAATCACCGATTGGTCGGTCACCAACTATACGGGAACAAACTATTGCAAGCAATTATCCAGTGTAGATACGGATGATTATTACGCCCATCTCTTTGTTACATCAGGCACATCATCTTGCGACATGGAGTTGACAGGCAGTACTCAGGTCTCCAATATCAATCAATTGTTAATTGATTGGAATCTGGACATTTGGGATTCCGGGTCCGGAGATGTGTATTTATCGATCCAGTATGACGGTGGAGGAGAGTTTTTGAATATTGGTTCAGAATCCGTACGCTACGGAACTGCGGCTATTGGCCTGAGCGGGTATTCCGGCCCTGTTTGGATTTCTCTCAATAGCCTTTCTTCCGGCGGTAGGAGAGTTGATGCTACATTAAATATTTATTCGCAATAACCCTTCTTGAGGCGCCCGTCCTGTCCGGCAGGATGGGCGTTTTTAACGGGGGGCCCGGCATTGCGCGGATTGCTTGCGGTTTAATCGGCGCGGCGCGGATTATTGACAACCGCAATGATAATAATTATTATAGGAAAATGTCGTTTAAGAAAAAACGACACCTCCGTCATCATGAGTTTAACAACAAGAAAAGGGGCGGCATATCTTGACTAGCGCAGAACCAAAACGCAAAGCATTTTCCTTGTATTCGACGTTTTATTCCATTATCGCCGCCATAGGCGGTTTCTTGTTCGGTTATGATACGGCGGTTATATCCGGTGCAGTCGGATTTATTAAAGAAAGATTCGACCTGAATGCGGGTATGACGGGATGGATGGTTTCAAGCCTTGTCGTAGGGGCTGCCGCAGGTGCGGCCGCATCCGGGGTGATCAGCGATAAATTCGGCCGGAAAAAAGTGCTGATGGCCGCGGCGCTTATTTTTGTCGTCGGTTCGGTCGGTTCGGCGCTTGCAAGCACGGTTACCGGGCTGATTATCGCCCGAATGGTCGGAGGGATAGGTGTCGGTATGGCGTCGACGCTTGCTCCTTTATATATTTCGGAAATTGCCCCGTCCCGAATCAGAGGGCGCTTGGTATCCATTTATCAGTTCGCGGTCGTCACCGGGATTTTTGTTACCTTTTTCGTTAATGCAGCGATTGCCGGAATCGGCGACGATGCCTGGGATGTTTCGACCGCATGGCGGTGGATGCTTGGATTCGGCGTAGCCCCGGGCATTCTCTATATGCTGCTGCTGCTGCTTACCCCCGAAACCCCGCGCTGGCTGATGAAAAATAAACAGGAAGTCCGCGCGCTGGAAGTCCTTGAGCGCATGAACGGCAAGCAGGCGGCGAAGTCGGAGCTGGAAGAAATCATGAACCTGAAGGTCGACGAGAGCGGATCGATCAAGGAGTTGTTCGGCTCTTCGCTTCGGCTTCCGCTGATTGTGGGTGTCGCACTGGCCATCCTTCAACAGATTACCGGCATCAACGCAATTATGTATTACGCACCGGAGATTTTTAAGCAAACGGGGGCCGGGACCGATGCGGCCTTGACGCAAACGATTTTGGTCGGGCTCGTGAATTTTGCGTTTACGCTGATCGCTTTGTGGCTTATTGACAAGGTCGGACGAAAAGCGCTGCTTCTGGTTGGCTCCACTCTGATGACGATATGTCTGTTTGCCGTGGGATATGGGTTCCATTCTCCGGACGTGCCGGGCCATTTGATCCTGTTTTTTATTCTTTTGTACGTCGCATCTTTCGCCGTTTCGCTGGGGCCGGTCGTGTGGGTCATGATTTCGGAAATTTTTCCGACGAGGATCAGAGGGCGTGCGACGGCAGTCGCGGCGTTCTGTTTATGGCTGGCGGATTACGTCGTTTCCCAGACGTTTCCCATGCTTCTGGAGGGCATCGGGACGGCCGCGACCTTCTGGTCATTTGCGGTTATTTCCCTTGTGACCGTGGTGTTTTGCGCGAAAGTGGTTCCGGAGACGAAAGGCAGGTCTCTGGAGGAGATTGAAAAGCTTTGGACAAGCGGATCGCGGGATAAGGTATGATGACGTGATTGCTGTATGGCAAGATGGACATAACTAAACCGGAAGAGGAGCTTGCGGCCGAAAGGCGACGGCAAAGCTCTTTTTTTGTTTTGCCCCCAAATACAATGACAAAATCGGTGCGAGAAACGGATAAAATCCGATATGTACAACGAAAATCGCCGCTCTTATAATTGATAATAATTATCAATATCAATCAAAGTGACCGACAATTGCTTTGCTTGCACAAGGAGGAAACCATGCAATGAAAACAGCCCGCATGCTGATCTTGCTGCTGCTCGTTTTTGCCATAACGGCCTGCGGCTCGACACAAGCGACCGGCGGAACCGCAAAGGGAGGAGCGGCAGCCGATACCGCAAAGCCGCAGGAGCCCGCCGCACCTGCTGCCGGTGACGGTGAAAAGTCGATTAAACACGCGATGGGCACGATTACGCTGAAGAAAAAACCGGAACGCGTCGTCGTGCTGTTCAACGGCATGGTCGACATTTCCGCAGCTCTCGGAGTAAAACCGGTGGGAGCGGTGGAATCGTGGGACCAGAAGCCGTGGTATAACTATTTGCGCGCACAGATGGATGGGGTCAAAAATCTGGGCGATGAGAATCAGCCGAACATGGAAGCGATCATCGCCCTCAAACCGGACCTGATCATCGGAACCAAAACGCGGCACGAAAAAATATATCCGCAGTTAAACAACATCGCTCCTACGCTGATCACCGAAGAGGTGTTCAACTGGAAGGAGAATATGAAGCTCAGCTCCGCGGCGCTATACAAGGAAAAAGAAGCGGAGCAATGGATAAGCGATTGGGATAAGCGGGTCGCCGAATTTAAACAGAAGCTCGGGGACCGCTTGAAAAATACCGAGGTTTCGCTCATACGTTTCGAGAAGGACGGCAGCTCCCGGGTCTATATCACCGGCTTTGCCGGCACGATCTTCAAAGAGCTTGGCTTATCGCGTCCGAAAGCCCAGCAGGCGGAAGGCAAGGCGGTTGTCAACCTGACCTCCAAGGAGCAGATGTCCCAGCTCGACGGGGATTACATATTTGATGTCACGTACATGACCCCCGAGGATCAAAGTGCCAAGAAATCGCAGTCCGAATGGACCAAGCATCCGCTTTGGAAAAACCTGAAGGGTGTGAAGTCGGGCAAATATTTCGAGGTGGATGCGGTCACCTGGAATTTGAGCGGCGGTGCGATAGCCGCCAAAAGCATGCTGGAGGATCTTTACAAATATTTCGAGATCAAGTAAGATGACGGTCCTTCCGTTACGAAATTGCCGAATGAATGAGCTTCAGGCTCATTCATTTGCGCATTATGGGGTGTTTTAAGAAAATGCCGATGGAATCGAATATATGGAAGGCTGCCGGACTGCTGGCCGGATGTGCGGTGCTGCTGCTGTGCATGGGGGCGAGCCTGCTTTTCGGAGCGGTTCATTACAGCTGGACGGACGTTTGGAACGCAGCCTTTCATTACGATGAAAATGACGGCGGGCAAATGATGATTCGTACCGCGCGTATGCCCAGAGCATTTATCGCCGCGGCAATTGGAGCAAGCTTGGCGATTGCAGGCGCTATCATGCAGACGTTGACCCGCAACCCGCTCGCTTCGCCGAGTGTGCTCGGCATCAATGCCGGGGCGAGTTTTGTCGTTGTGCTGGCGGCGGTTACGTTTTCGGTGTCGCGAATGGAGGCGCTCATGTGGCTGGCTTTCGCAGGGGCCGCATTAGGGGCCGTGATCGTGTATCTGCTTGGCTCCGCCGGGCGGGACGGACTGACTCCGTTAAAAATGGTGCTGGCGGGGACCGCGCTGACCGCGCTGTTTTCCTCCTTCACGCAAGGAATTCTTGCGGTCAATAAGCAAAGTCTCGGCACGGTGCTGTACTGGCTTACGGGTACGGTTGCCGGCCGTTCTCCCGAGACTCTGACGGCCGTTCTGCCGTATTTGACCGTATGCTGGATTGCCGCCTGGTTCATCTCCCGCGAGCTGAACGTTTTGTCGATGGGAGAGGAGGCCGCGAAAGGGCTCGGGCAAAAAACAGCCGCGCTCAAGCTTGCGGCGGGCCTCATTGTCGTCGTGCTGGCAGGCGGATCGGTATCCGTGGCGGGTCCGATCGGCTTCATCGGCATCGTCATCCCGCATATCTCCAGGTTTTTCGCGGGAATCGACCATCGCTGGATCATCCCGTATTGCGCGGTGTTCGGCGCCGTTCTTCTCGTTGCGGCCGATCTGGCCGCCAGGTTCATCATGATCCCCGAGGAGGTGCCGGTCGGCGTCATGACCGCGATGATCGGCGTTCCGTTTTTCATCTTCATCGCGCGAAAGGGGCTTGCCAAATCGTGAATTCCCATATCCCTTTGCGTTTCAAACATCGCCGGTTTTCCATACTGATTCATAAAAAAACCGCTGCGCTTTCACTCGTTTTGCTCATTGCGTGCGCGCTGGCGGCCATTGTGAGCATAGGGCTCGGCGAGATGGCGATCTCCCCTTCGGATGTGATCCGAGGAATGTTGGGGGGCGGCGAGGAAGCGCACAGGATGGTGATCCAGCAGCTGCGTCTCCCCCGCATCCTGACCGCTCTTTTGGCAGGCGCTTCGCTCGCCGCCTCTGGGGCGATCCTCCAGGCCATGATCCGAAATCCGCTTGCATCGCCGGACATAGTGGGAGTTACGGGCGGAGCTTCCGTGGCGGCCGTCAGCTTTCTCACGTTTTTTGCCGGCCAGTTCAGCATCCGGTGGCTGCCGGTGGCGGCGATGTGCGGTGCCGTTGCGGTTTCCGCCATTTTGTACTCGCTTGCCTGGAAAAAAGGAATTACTCCCATTCGCCTTGTGCTCGTCGGCATCGGGATGTCGTCTTTGACCTCGGCGGCCACGACGATGATGATCGTGTTTCATCCCAAAAACGACGCAGGCCAGGCGTACTTATGGCTGACAGGCTCCGTATACGCCGCCAATTGGGAAAACGTGCTGTCGATTTTGCCGTGGTGCATCGTTCTTTTGCCTTTGGCGTTTCTGCTATCCCGCCATGTCAATATCGGCCAGCTCGGCGACGATGTCGCGGCGGGAGCGGGGAGCTCCGTGGAGCTTAGCCGGCTGCTTCTGCTGCTTCTCAGCGTCGCGCTCGCAGGAGCGGCGGTGTCCGTGGCCGGAGGCGTCGGCTTTATCGGGCTCATTGCGCCGCATATGGCACGCAAGCTCGTCGGTTCGAGCTTCGAGAACATGCTCCCGATCGCGGTCCTGCTCGGGGGCTTGATCGTGATGCTCGCCGATCTTGCCGGAAGAACCTTGTTCCTGCCGCTTGACGTGCCGGTCGGGGTGTTTACCTCTGCGGTGGGGGCGCCATTTTTCATCTATTTGCTGTATACGAAGCGAAATTCAAACTGACGATTGGAGGTATATGCCGATGACGCAGAAGATTGTATCCGCTGCTCCCGTTGCGGAGCTGATTAAGGAAAGGAGATCCGTCCGGGTATTCAAAAAAGATCCGGTATCCGCGGAGCTGCTGACGGAATTGCTCAATGTGGCGATTTGGGCTCCCAACCACGGCAACAGGCAGCCGTGGAGGTTTGTGCTCTATACCGGGGAAGGACGGAAAGGGCTGGCAGAGGCGATGCTCGAAACCTATTCGGCCGAAGAAAAGGAAAAATACGGCTTCAAGAAAAAGATGGCCTTCGAGGCCGTGCCGGCTCATCTCATCGTAATTCTGAAGGAAGATCCCCGGCAGAAAGTATGGGACGAGGATTACGCGGCGGCATGCTGCCTGATTCAAAATTTCCAGCTGGCGGCCTGGGAACGGGGACTGGGCGTCGTATGGAAAACGAACCATTTCGGCTACGATCCCGGCTTCCGTTCGGCGGTCGGGGTTCGGCCGGGAGAGAAAATTGTCGGCGTTCTGCAAATCGGTTACCCCGAGATTATTCCGCCCAAACAACCGCGCATTCCTGCCGAACAATTGCTGACCGTGGTCGATTCCTGAGTGAACGTCAGCTGCCGCAATCAGCCCGATCCCTTTCCAAATGCAGCATCAAAGGTTATACTAATGGTGAGAATTGTTCTCAATGACAATGAGTGTATTTTGGAAGGTGAAGCTGGTTATGCGGCCGGAATCGGGTGTCAGGTACCCCCTTATCGTTCTCTCATCCATACATAGACGCAGATTTTATAATAGCAGCCTGCTGCGATGGCGAAAGCTTCCCGGCGAGATGTTATGTGTCGTGGTCCAGGGAAAAGGTCATCTTCGCCTCGATCATGAGGTTTTTCCGCTGCAGCCGGGGCAGCTTTTTGTTCTGAGGCCTTCCATGGACATCGAGGCGATGCTGGAGTCCGGCTGCGCCGAGTGCTACATTCTGGTGCTGCGCAGCGCCGCGATAACGAAGCGGAAAGGAAGCTGGAGCTGCGATAGCGCGGAAACAAGCTCGGCATTGCCGCAGGGCAGCCTGCGCGTCAAGCTGCACAGGCCCATCCTCGAGCAGGTTCATCGGCTGCATAGAGACCGACTCCGGCGGCAAAATGCCGCGGACGTTTTCGAATGGCAGCTTCATTTTCAAAGTTTGCTGCAGTTCCTGCTGTCTGCTCTGAAAGATCCGGGAAACCGGGATGAAGCGGACCAAGGCATTGACCGGAGCATCGGATATATGTACAAACATTTTCAGGAAAAAATCAAATTGGATACATTGGCGGACATAGCCGGGCTCACCCAAACCTCTTATTCAAGAAGTTTCAAGAAAGCGAAGGGCGTTTCCCCCGTCGAATTTCTCAATAAGATCCGGATCGGCCACTCCAAAGCTTATCTGCAGCAAAGCGGCTCGATCAAGGAGGTTTCCGGCCTGGTCGGTTTTGGCAACGAATTTTATTTCAGCCGAATGTTCAAACGGGAAACCGGGATGACACCCGCCCTTTATTTGCGCCGCAAAGAGCTGAAGGTTGCCGTCGCCACCTGCTTTCGGTACGGAGACAACCTGCGTTCCCTCGGAGTTCCGGTTTTGGCCGAGTGGAACGGATACTTTCATACGGAGCAAAGCGGGCCGGAGCAGGAACGTCATCTGCAGATCAAGCTGCACGAGATCGGGGAGGCGAAGCCGGATATCGTCTTGGCCGATTACAGGCACCTGCCTTTTTATGAGCAGCTGAAGCGCATCGCACCGACGGTCGTGCTCGATTTCACGATGGATTGGCGCAAAAACCACCGCAGAATCGCCGAATTGGTGGGAAGGGAGAAGGAGGCGGAGCATCATTTCGTTCAAATCGAGCAAAAAATCAAGCAAGCCCGCGATCTGCTGGCTCATACGATCGGGAGCCATTCGGTATCGGTGATGCGTTTGTACGATCGCAAGCTGCGGCTGCAAGGGGCGGGGGACCACCCCGTCAACGATCTGCTGTACGCGGAACTCGGCCTCAAGCCGGGAAGCGGCACACCGTTAAGCGAAAGGGTCAAGGACTACCAGTTGGACCACGTACCGTTCTTTGAAACGGACTATCTGTTTATTTACAAGTATCTTTCTGCCGCCGATGAGGACCAAGTATTATCGAAACTGCAGACGGGTTCCTGGAGTAGTACGGGGGCGTTTCGCAACAGCCGCGTCCGCTTCGTTTCGAATTGGATCGGTTTGAGCTGGTCGCCGATCGGGCAGCATCGAATCATCGACGAACTGCTGCAAAGCGTGTCGGAGCGGTAAGCGAGGTTAAGGGAGAGCACGGTGTCCGTGAGGCTCCTCGGCTATGAACCGGTAAAACCGGACGGTGGCCGACTGGGAAAACAGATAGATACAGAAGGAATACCAGTAGCTGTAAGAATCTTTATAACGAAATACTCCCGCCCAATGGCATAACCACTCGAAACCCAGCGCCGAAAATGACCATAGCACGATGTAGCCGACCGTTTTCAGCCCTTTCAATTGAAGCCGGTCGTAGAAATAGATAAAGAAATATGCCGCCGGACCGTACAGCAGGTAAGCGACAAAATCCATGATCGTATAAGCGGGGCCGTCCATAATGTCATACAGGTCAAAAATATGGCCGCCAATGGAGTTGTCCATGATGCACGCCACCGTAGAGCTGAACATAAAGAGCAGGAATGTGACGGACGAGGGAAACCTTTTGGGCAGGAGGAAGACGATGGTATATGCGGCGGCAATACAACCGAGGATAAACCAATCGTTGAGATCGAACGCCCCTTCATCCAAGGGCATGTAGTTTGTCATCGGCCGGCACACATCCTTTTGAAGCATTTTAAAGCGATAAAGGCGGCGATCAGCAGAAGCAGTCGGTAGCCGAGAAGAGCAATCATCAGTCCGGTTCCGTCGTAGGTGATGATTTTCAAATATCGTGTGAGAAGCTCCAGGCCAAGTAGAAGACAGCATGACAAAAGCAATACGGATGCCTTTTTGGCGGCGAAGCCGGCAAGGGGATAAGCCGTTACGGCTATCGCGACGATCAAGGGATAAATCAGGCTTTGCAGCAGCGAGAAAGAAACGTACAATAGCGGTTCTTCGGACATTTTAAACCATTTAAACGTTTCGCCGGCCAAGTAATACAGGTTCGTATTCAGAAAATCGATAAACAGGAAAACAAACGCGAGATGCCGGGGCGAAGCCGTTTTGGCGGTGTGGAGGAAAATCCCCGCGAACAGCCACGTGAAAAAAATATGCAGAGAGATGACCATTTTAATTCCTCGCATGAATATCCGGTTCTCCTTAGTATGGGGGAAAAGGAAAATGTTATGCGTTCCCGGTTCTCGGTTCTTCGGCATATGCCGCCCTGCGGGCGTTGAAAGATCGCCTCGCCTGTGATAGCTTCATAATGAGGACGGACAAACGCGTCCCGGAAGCGAGGAATGATCATATTGCCCAGCTCGTATATCGATCAAAAATCAGGGGTATTCCCGTCGGTCTGTTCACTGGATTGCCCGGACCAATGCGGGTTGTTGATTCATAAAGAAGCGGGGAAAATCGTCAAGATCGAAGGGGATCCGGCACATCCGGTAACGCAAGGGGCGATTTGCGGCAAAGTCCGCCACATGGCGGAACGCATCTACGACCCGAAGCGGCTGCGCACTCCGCTGAAGCGCGCCGGTGCGAAGGGGGAAGGCCGCTTCGCCCCGATTTCCTGGGAGGAGGCCGTGGATACGATCACCTCCCGGTGGAAGCGGATCATTGCCGAGGAGGGGAGCGAGGCGATACTTCCCTACAGCTTTTACGGCAATATGGGACGGATCGGGACGGAAGGGATGGACCGGCGTTTTTTTCACCGTTTGGGAGCAAGCCGGCTGCTGTACACGATCTGCGAAGCGGCGGGAACGGAAGGCTACCGCTATACGATGGGCGGCAGCTACGGGACCGACCCGGAGGATACCGTACAGGCGAAGCTGATCGTCATGTGGGGGATCAATGCGGTAAGCACCAACATGCATCAGGTCGCGCTCGCGGAAAAAGCCCGGAAAAACGGCGCCCAAATCGTCGTCATCGACGTTCATAAAAACAGAACCGGCCGCTGGGCCGACTGGTTCATTCCGATCAGGCCCGGCACGGATGCGGCGCTGGCGCTCGGCATCATGCACATCCTGTTCGCGGAAGGCATGACGGACGAAGATTTCCTCCGCGAGTACACCGTTGGGCATGAGGAGCTGCGCCGCCATGTCCGGCAGTACGAGCCGGCGGTCGTTTCGTCCATCACGAGTGTTCCCGTGGACGATATTTACCGGCTGGCCCGGATGTACGGACAGACAACTCCGTCGTTTATCCGGATTGGCAATGGCCCGCAGCACCACGATAACGGCGGGATGTGCATCCGCACGATCGCGTGTTTGCCGGCGCTGACCGGCCAGTGGCTGCACAAAGGCGGCGGCGCGATCAAGGGCAACGGCGCCTACCTGAACCATAACGTGACGG
The window above is part of the Paenibacillus hamazuiensis genome. Proteins encoded here:
- a CDS encoding esterase family protein, whose amino-acid sequence is MKVTYHKAYSSSLHRDMEYKIYGHQGKPVLVFPTSCGRFYQYEDSGMIGELESYIDQGQIQVWTCDSIDEETFYAKNKATDEKMKRHDQYDAYVKNELIPSILHESKENNGGRTEKILATGCSLGAYHSANMFFRHPQFFDSLIALSGLYSTNRFFGEEVPPSAYFHSPLHYLKNLEEDYYLNQYRNSKIIICTGQGAYEDLMQSETQKLKEVLEEKHIPASVEFWGYDVNHDWYWWRKQIRYYMDRSLTVAQC
- a CDS encoding ATP-grasp domain-containing protein yields the protein MNFIFFSPNFPRYCTEFCFHLKNCGVNVLGIGDADYDSLNEKLKYSLAEYIKIDRLENYDEVVRTVGYYIHKYGRIDRFESLNEHWLELEAHIRTDFNIYGTKLDFISNLKQKSKMERFFKKSGVASIRSITKFDRAKAKKFIRKVGYPVVVKPNQGVGANMTYKIASESELEHFLRTKPAEVEFIMQEFIDGVLQTYDGLVNKDGEIVFAASHEFPHSIMEAVNSGHHFSYYCLKEVSGEIEEAGRRILRTYGIKERFFHLEFFKSNADGSIIALEVNMRPPGTWMTDAINYTYDIDIYRLWASMVVHNWVGGPFAGKYYTGFASRKDHLPYAHGHEEILQRYRHEIVNHDSITDAQSRSRGNYAYQFRSKDFDEVKRIAAYIHAVKNKVGVSS
- a CDS encoding sugar porter family MFS transporter, with the protein product MTSAEPKRKAFSLYSTFYSIIAAIGGFLFGYDTAVISGAVGFIKERFDLNAGMTGWMVSSLVVGAAAGAAASGVISDKFGRKKVLMAAALIFVVGSVGSALASTVTGLIIARMVGGIGVGMASTLAPLYISEIAPSRIRGRLVSIYQFAVVTGIFVTFFVNAAIAGIGDDAWDVSTAWRWMLGFGVAPGILYMLLLLLTPETPRWLMKNKQEVRALEVLERMNGKQAAKSELEEIMNLKVDESGSIKELFGSSLRLPLIVGVALAILQQITGINAIMYYAPEIFKQTGAGTDAALTQTILVGLVNFAFTLIALWLIDKVGRKALLLVGSTLMTICLFAVGYGFHSPDVPGHLILFFILLYVASFAVSLGPVVWVMISEIFPTRIRGRATAVAAFCLWLADYVVSQTFPMLLEGIGTAATFWSFAVISLVTVVFCAKVVPETKGRSLEEIEKLWTSGSRDKV
- a CDS encoding ABC transporter substrate-binding protein, with the protein product MKTARMLILLLLVFAITACGSTQATGGTAKGGAAADTAKPQEPAAPAAGDGEKSIKHAMGTITLKKKPERVVVLFNGMVDISAALGVKPVGAVESWDQKPWYNYLRAQMDGVKNLGDENQPNMEAIIALKPDLIIGTKTRHEKIYPQLNNIAPTLITEEVFNWKENMKLSSAALYKEKEAEQWISDWDKRVAEFKQKLGDRLKNTEVSLIRFEKDGSSRVYITGFAGTIFKELGLSRPKAQQAEGKAVVNLTSKEQMSQLDGDYIFDVTYMTPEDQSAKKSQSEWTKHPLWKNLKGVKSGKYFEVDAVTWNLSGGAIAAKSMLEDLYKYFEIK
- a CDS encoding FecCD family ABC transporter permease; translation: MPMESNIWKAAGLLAGCAVLLLCMGASLLFGAVHYSWTDVWNAAFHYDENDGGQMMIRTARMPRAFIAAAIGASLAIAGAIMQTLTRNPLASPSVLGINAGASFVVVLAAVTFSVSRMEALMWLAFAGAALGAVIVYLLGSAGRDGLTPLKMVLAGTALTALFSSFTQGILAVNKQSLGTVLYWLTGTVAGRSPETLTAVLPYLTVCWIAAWFISRELNVLSMGEEAAKGLGQKTAALKLAAGLIVVVLAGGSVSVAGPIGFIGIVIPHISRFFAGIDHRWIIPYCAVFGAVLLVAADLAARFIMIPEEVPVGVMTAMIGVPFFIFIARKGLAKS
- a CDS encoding FecCD family ABC transporter permease, whose product is MNSHIPLRFKHRRFSILIHKKTAALSLVLLIACALAAIVSIGLGEMAISPSDVIRGMLGGGEEAHRMVIQQLRLPRILTALLAGASLAASGAILQAMIRNPLASPDIVGVTGGASVAAVSFLTFFAGQFSIRWLPVAAMCGAVAVSAILYSLAWKKGITPIRLVLVGIGMSSLTSAATTMMIVFHPKNDAGQAYLWLTGSVYAANWENVLSILPWCIVLLPLAFLLSRHVNIGQLGDDVAAGAGSSVELSRLLLLLLSVALAGAAVSVAGGVGFIGLIAPHMARKLVGSSFENMLPIAVLLGGLIVMLADLAGRTLFLPLDVPVGVFTSAVGAPFFIYLLYTKRNSN
- a CDS encoding nitroreductase family protein, with translation MTQKIVSAAPVAELIKERRSVRVFKKDPVSAELLTELLNVAIWAPNHGNRQPWRFVLYTGEGRKGLAEAMLETYSAEEKEKYGFKKKMAFEAVPAHLIVILKEDPRQKVWDEDYAAACCLIQNFQLAAWERGLGVVWKTNHFGYDPGFRSAVGVRPGEKIVGVLQIGYPEIIPPKQPRIPAEQLLTVVDS
- a CDS encoding AraC family transcriptional regulator gives rise to the protein MVQGKGHLRLDHEVFPLQPGQLFVLRPSMDIEAMLESGCAECYILVLRSAAITKRKGSWSCDSAETSSALPQGSLRVKLHRPILEQVHRLHRDRLRRQNAADVFEWQLHFQSLLQFLLSALKDPGNRDEADQGIDRSIGYMYKHFQEKIKLDTLADIAGLTQTSYSRSFKKAKGVSPVEFLNKIRIGHSKAYLQQSGSIKEVSGLVGFGNEFYFSRMFKRETGMTPALYLRRKELKVAVATCFRYGDNLRSLGVPVLAEWNGYFHTEQSGPEQERHLQIKLHEIGEAKPDIVLADYRHLPFYEQLKRIAPTVVLDFTMDWRKNHRRIAELVGREKEAEHHFVQIEQKIKQARDLLAHTIGSHSVSVMRLYDRKLRLQGAGDHPVNDLLYAELGLKPGSGTPLSERVKDYQLDHVPFFETDYLFIYKYLSAADEDQVLSKLQTGSWSSTGAFRNSRVRFVSNWIGLSWSPIGQHRIIDELLQSVSER
- a CDS encoding molybdopterin oxidoreductase family protein, whose translation is MIILPSSYIDQKSGVFPSVCSLDCPDQCGLLIHKEAGKIVKIEGDPAHPVTQGAICGKVRHMAERIYDPKRLRTPLKRAGAKGEGRFAPISWEEAVDTITSRWKRIIAEEGSEAILPYSFYGNMGRIGTEGMDRRFFHRLGASRLLYTICEAAGTEGYRYTMGGSYGTDPEDTVQAKLIVMWGINAVSTNMHQVALAEKARKNGAQIVVIDVHKNRTGRWADWFIPIRPGTDAALALGIMHILFAEGMTDEDFLREYTVGHEELRRHVRQYEPAVVSSITSVPVDDIYRLARMYGQTTPSFIRIGNGPQHHDNGGMCIRTIACLPALTGQWLHKGGGAIKGNGAYLNHNVTALQRPDLLKKKTRHVNMNRLGDALLELTPPVRSLYVYNSNPAVVAPNAGKVRQGLAREDLFTVVHDLFLTETAAYADIVLPATSSFENTDFYRSYWHHYIQIQQPVIEPYAESKSNVDVFRLLAAGMGFDDAAFRDSEEEMIRQALDNPHNPYLDGLTYDELAEKQFVKAKVQPLFPGKLRTPSGKIELYSKAMELKGLPPLPTYTPLVNDGDLPFLFIPGPNHSFLNSTFAHNDRHIAMEKTLKLHMNAADAAGLGIASGDKVRVWNGRGECELTAAVGEDVLPGVVVSQGLWADAPGAKNLVNALTPDRIADMGGGAVFFSGRVQLEKAGEAAE